The Brassica oleracea var. oleracea cultivar TO1000 chromosome C6, BOL, whole genome shotgun sequence genome includes a region encoding these proteins:
- the LOC106300056 gene encoding mediator of RNA polymerase II transcription subunit 13 isoform X2: protein MWTNVFRIGGLHHVSWFQFLPSEAELNPTSDTSSRAEQNDVATYLVLSSHLRLQKEGFLTTWTNSFVGPWDPSQGLYNPDEKIKLWLFLPGRHSSITDKAQAAVSKLRVVASGIWVAPGDSEEISVAFSQSLRNCIERALSGLSYMRFGDVFSKVSPQNEEYLRRGRLTVEFIFAATEEAVFVHVIVSAKNVRTLSSGDAERLSRSSLKNSSYRLPVIVSPHGMRGSLTGFCLNDLVKQVYFSSGNLRSSSGYIGLPPHVDIASRLINGDHCYVEVTLGCCQNINDNTSQTNSTFAVNVPQTSVGSKDHRKGHPDILSKCEKRFIYPAEAVLVPILQSAFAKFSLKRFWLQNWIGPSLAGSSLFMHWAGDFDFFGASGNKSDGFYEKNGYNSSGSSGNSSISSTSSASSGSGWRMTSRTGDLDADADSLTCKDDHPKLGSKRPRTGMAESFGQVGTANDQFGWDWDDDDDDDRGVGMDIQALLSEFGDFGDFFENDALPFGEPPGTAESHSLILPSDSADVGSSPMDMMDVSDQIVLPVGFSSFESFNPAPPIIDEGLIKSQEVINNSVTSASAPSNQMSSSSNSEFDHLMKAEAMMTFAPEYGAVEAPMSELSSTSFKSPYLPKSHKVESSNSRTSNYVYGPTPPATDSNGAADKILLGSKAYIGNNDGRTLYTKVEGRKDQYDKLPTLISDNNSKKKGVFQLKYSNYNAASAVKTVQGKKTDGISAVVSTLLSSKTLLATDVGSVMFQAFMYRMRHKAISSKHSSPVSLSGLSGNFFLNQVPNGPSSLTDNVSARNEIYKKEVPTRIAGDFDGGMLDSHMSAPVGVWRTVSVPKTAKPASSPNIEAGSSLPHSSFSENSLLSYGQKQPLQELLDGIALLVQQATSFVDLALDSDCGDGPYGWLALEELWRRELSCGPSAGHAGCGGTLASCHSLDIAGVKLVDPLSAEVFPSSVITLLQSDIKTALKSAFGQSDGPLYVTDWCKGRNQSMDGVSISEGSTAESVLSEVSNAIDGGKGEESAQSQDIYSSELLRPTLFVLPSPSILVGYQDDWLKVSTNSLPHWEKAPFEPYALPKNMNYTVVCPDIDPLTSAAVDFFQQLGTVYETCRLGTHLPTILGNQMETDAGRLSSSGFVLLDCPQSMKIESNNTSLLGSLSDYFLSLSNGWNVNSYLKSLSKALKGLKLGSGLYTNQKEGSASPCMVVYIVCPFPDPSAVLRTVVESSIALGSGIQPDRDRRSLLNSQVARAFGSSAAVDEASISHIPVLSGFSVPKLVLQVVSVDSIFRITSPSFNELVILKDTAFSVYNKARRISRGMPNDAFLSSSSLSSRSSSALASVNSISGIWKDCVSSRMTGSTHPRDGDIDGSIRTSSWDSSWQITRSGGLSCDSNRNGDFYINDAIFYLFEPLFILSEPGSVDRGVSPTFGGLGSESSKPIPEDGGRGSGLGVNSMEGTSSHGDASQVEGKAVPSLHCCYGWTEDWRWLVSIWTDARGELLDTHIFPFGGISSRQDTKGLQCLFVQVLQQGCQILQACSSPENGSFKPRDFVITRIGSFFELEYLEWQKAIYTAGGPEIKKWPIQLRRSAPSGVATNSNGPSLQQHDLSLIQERASSTSTLYGAHSKPSTFVKGGMGHSGGRKQTMGGQTISGTPRGLFQWVHSISFASISLDHSLHFVLPAELVSPGGGQSSTGMSSANYIEGFTPVKSLGSTAFAYMMIPSPNMRFLHPSPLQLPTCLTAESPPLAHLLHSKGCAIPLSTGFVVSKAVPSMRKDSRINVKEEWPSVLSVSLIDYYGGYDNAHDKVLQGIMKQGGGRTKETRDFEVESHLILESIAAELHALSWMTVSPAYLDRRTALPSHCDVVLRLSRLLHFADKERSRLPDKSGV, encoded by the exons ATGTGGACCAATGTCTTCAGAATT GGGGGTCTTCATCACGTTTCTTGGTTTCAGTTTCTTCCTAGTGAAGCTGAGCTCAATCCCACCTCTGATACAAG TTCAAGAGCTGAGCAGAATGATGTTGCTACATATCTTGTACTTTCATCTCATCTGCGCTTGCAGAAGGAAGGCTTTCTTACCACATGGACCAATTCTTTCGTTGGACCTTGGGATCCATCTCAAGGCTTATACAACCCTG ACGAAAAGATCAAGCTTTGGCTTTTTCTTCCTGGACGTCATTCATCAATCACTGATAAAGCTCAGGCTGCTGTCTCAAAGCTTAGAG TTGTTGCGTCAGGAATCTGGGTAGCACCTGGGGACTCTGAGGAGATATCAGTTGCCTTTTCACAGTCTTTGCGTAATTGCATTGAAAG AGCGTTAAGTGGACTTTCCTACATGAGATTCGGAGACGTGTTTTCAAAAGTCAGCCCTCAAAATGAAGAATATTTGAG GAGGGGTCGTCTTACTGTTGAATTCATATTTGCTGCTACCGAAGAGGCAGTTTTTGTCCATGTCATTGTTTCTGCCAA GAATGTCCGGACACTTTCAAGTGGCGATGCTGAGAGGCTGTCAAGGAGTTCTTTAAAAAACTCCAGTTATAGGCTTCCAG TGATTGTTTCTCCTCATGGAATGCGGGGTAGCCTCACTGGATTCTGTCTCAATGACCTTGTCAAGCAAGTCTACTTCAG TTCTGGAAACTTAAGGTCTTCAAGTGGATATATTGGTCTCCCTCCTCATGTTGATATTGCGTCCCGTCTGATAAATGGCGATCACTGTTACGTGGAAGTTACACTTGGTTGCTGCCAAAATATAAATGACAACACAAGTCAAACTAATTCAACCTTTGCGGTCAATGTTCCCCAAACATCAGTTGGGAGTAAAGATCACCGGAAAGGACACCCAGATATATTATCGAAGTGTGAAAAAAGGTTCATATATCCAGCTGAGGCAGTGCTTGTGCCAATCTTACAGTCGGCATTTGCTAAATTTTCTTTGAAAAG ATTTTGGCTTCAAAACTGGATAGGACCATCACTGGCAGGCTCGTCGTTATTTATGCACTG GGCTGGTGATTTTGACTTCTTTGGAGCGTCTGGAAATAAGAGTGATGGGTTCTATGAAAAAAATGGCTATAATAGCAGTGGCAGTAGCGGTAATAGCAGCATTAGTTCAACAAGTAGTGCTTCTAGCGGGAGTGGTTGGAGAATGACTTCAAGAACTGGTGACCTTGATGCGGATGCAGATTCTTTGACTTGTAAAGATGATCACCCAAAATTG GGTTCCAAGCGGCCGCGAACAGGGATGGCAGAGTCATTCGGTCAAGTAG GCACTGCAAATGATCAATTTGGTTGGGATTGGGATGATGACGATGATGATGATAGAGGAGTTGGCATGGATATCCAAGCACTTCTTTCAGAGTTTGGGGACTTTGGTGACTTCTTTGAGAATGATGCGTTACCTTTTGGGGAG CCGCCGGGAACAGCAGAGTCGCATTCCCTCATACTTCCTTCAGATTCTGCTGATGTAGGTTCGAGTCCAATGGATATGATGGATGTATCAGACCAGATTGTGTTGCCCGTTGGATTTTCGTCTTTTGAGAGCTTTAATCCTGCTCCCCCTATCATTGATGAAGGCCTTATCAAAAGTCAAGAAGTCATCAACAACAGTGTCACTTCAGCTTCAGCTCCTTCAAATCAAATGTCAAGCTCTTCTAACAGTGAGTTCGATCATTTGATGAAAGCAGAAGCTATGATGACATTTGCTCCTGAGTATGGAGCTGTTGAAGCACCTATGAGCGAGCTTTCGTCGACGTCTTTCAAAAGCCCATATCTTCCCAAGTCTCATAAAGTGGAGAGTTCAAATTCAAGAACGAGTAACTATGTTTATGGACCCACACCACCTGCCACTGATTCTAATGGAGCAGCCGATAAGATTTTGCTTGGATCAAAAGCATACATTGGTAACAATGATGGCAGAACTTTGTACACTAAGGTAGAGGGCAGAAAGGACCAATATGATAAGCTACCTACTTTAATCAGTGACAACAATAGTAAAAAGAAGGGTGTGTTTCAGTTAAAATATTCAAACTACAATGCTGCTAGTGCTGTTAAGACTGTACAGGGGAAAAAGACTGACGGTATATCTGCTGTTGTTAGTACTTTGTTATCTTCAAAGACCTTGCTGGCAACAGACGTGGGAAGCGTTATGTTCCAAGCCTTCATGTATAGGATGCGGCACAAAGCCATTTCTTCGAAGCACAGTTCACCTGTTAGTCTGAGTGGGCTGAGTGGAAACTTCTTCTTGAACCAGGTGCCAAATGGGCCTAGTAGTCTGACAGACAACGTATCTGCAAGGAACGAGATATATAAGAAAGAAGTACCTACTAGAATAGCTGGAGATTTCGATGGAGGAATGTTAGACAGCCACATGAGTGCACCAGTTGGCGTGTGGCGGACTGTTTCAGTCCCAAAAACAGCTAAACCTGCTAGTTCGCCAAACATTGAGGCAGGCTCATCCTTGCCCCACAGTTCGTTTAGCGAAAACAGCTTGCTTTCTTATGGCCAAAAGCAGCCGTTGCAGGAGCTTCTAGATGGAATAGCACTACTTGTACAGCAAGCTACTTCTTTCGTTGATTTAGCTCTGGATTCAGATTGTGGGGATGGACCTTATGGCTGGCTTGCACTGGAAGAATTGTGGAGACGGGAACTGTCGTGTGGACCCTCTGCTGGCCATGCAGGCTGTGGGGGAACTTTGGCTTCCTGCCATTCTCTGGACATTGCTGGTGTCAAGCTAGTTGACCCACTCTCTGCTGAG GTTTTTCCTTCCTCTGTCATTACACTACTGCAATCTGACATCAAGACAGCTCTGAAATCCGCATTTGGTCAGTCAGACGGGCCATTATATGTCACAGATTGGTGCAAGGGCCGAAATCAATCAATGGATGGAGTATCTATTTCCGAGGGATCTACTGCTGAGTCAGTCCTGAGTGAAG TGTCAAATGCGATAGATGGTGGGAAAGGAGAGGAGTCTGCTCAGAGCCAAGATATATACAGTTCAGAGTTACTCCGACCTACACTTTTTGTTCTTCCATCACCCTCTATACTTGTCGG GTACCAAGATGACTGGCTTAAGGTTTCAACCAACTCCTTGCCACATTGGGAAAAGGCCCCTTTCGAGCCATATGCTCTGCCGAAAAAT ATGAACTATACTGTTGTATGTCCAGATATAGATCCTTTAACCAGTGCTGCTGTTGATTTCTTCCAACAACTTGGAACTG TTTATGAAACGTGCAGACTGGGAACCCATTTGCCAACGATCCTGGGAAATCAAATGGAAACTGACGCTGGAAGATTATCCTCATCAGGATTTGTTCTGCTTGATTGCCCTCAGTCGATGAAGATTGAAAGCAATAACACGTCGCTTCTGGGATCTCTCAGTGATTATTTTCTGTCCTTGTCGAATGGGTGGAATGTAAATAGCTACCTGAAGTCTTTATCAAAAGCGCTGAAAGGTCTTAAGCTTGGGTCTGGGCTTTACACAAACCAGAAAGAAGGGTCAGCTAGTCCATGCATG GTAGTGTACATAGTGTGTCCATTTCCAGACCCTTCGGCAGTTTTAAGGACAGTCGTTGAATCGTCTATAGCACTTGGATCAGGGATACAGCCAGACAGAGACCGGAGATCTTTACTTAATAGTCAGGTTGCAAGGGCCTTTGGTAGTTCTGCTGCTGTAGACGAAGCATCAATATCTCACATTCCAGTGCTTTCGGGGTTTAGCGTCCCTAAACTAGTTCTACAAGTTGTGTCTGTTGATTCTATTTTCCGGATAACAAGTCCAAGCTTTAATGAGCTTGTCATCCTCAAGGATACTGCCTTTTCTGTCTACAATAAAGCTCGGAGAATTTCAAGAGGAATGCCTAATGATGCATTTCTCTCATCATCATCATTATCTAGCAGATCCTCTTCAGCCTTGGCATCAGTGAATTCTATCTCAGGAATCTGGAAAGACTGCGTCAGTTCTCGAATGACAGGTTCTACACATCCAAGAGATGGTGATATTGATGGTAGCATTAGAACGAGTAGTTGGGATAGTAGCTGGCAAATAACAAGATCTGGAGGATTAAGCTGCGACTCAAACAGAAACGGAGATTTTTACATTAATGATGCAATTTTCTATCTATTTGAACCGCTTTTCATCCTTTCCGAGCCTGGTTCTGTGGATCGTGGAGTTTCACCTACTTTCGGCGGCTTAGGGTCTGAGTCTTCAAAGCCAATACCTGAGGATGGTGGCAGAGGTTCAGGACTTGGCGTCAATTCAATGGAAGGTACAAGCTCCCACGGGGATGCATCACAGGTTGAAGGGAAGGCTGTTCCAAGCTTACATTGCTGCTACGGTTGGACAGAGGACTGGAGATGGCTTGTAAGCATCTGGACGGACGCCAGGGGTGAATTGCTTGACACACATATATTCCCCTTTGGTGGGATTAGCAGTAGACAGGATACGAAAGGGCTGCAGTGTCTTTTTGTTCAAGTTCTGCAGCAGGGATGTCAGATACTACAGGCATGTTCCTCCCCTGAAAATGGATCTTTCAAACCCAGGGATTTTGTCATTACGCGCATTGGGAGTTTCTTTGAGCTTGAGTACCTTG AGTGGCAAAAGGCAATTTACACAGCTGGAGGTCCTGAGATTAAGAAGTGGCCTATTCAACTTCGACGTTCTGCACCTTCTGGCGTAGCCACCAATAGCAACGGACCTTCCTTGCAACAGCATGATCTGAGTTTGATTCAAGAGAGAGCCTCGTCAACTAGCACACTCTACGGTGCTCACTCAAAACCATCCACCTTTGTGAAAGGCGGTATGGGGCACTCTGGTGGAAGAAAGCAAACAATGGGTGGACAAACCATTTCTGGTACTCCAAGGGGGTTGTTTCAGTGGGTTCACAGCATCAGTTTTGCTTCTATTTCACTTGATCATTCTCTGCATTTTGTTCTTCCGGCTGAGTTGGTATCTCCTG GAGGTGGACAGAGCAGTACTGGTATGAGTTCAGCAAATTACATTGAAGGTTTCACTCCAGTCAAGTCTCTTGGGTCAACGGCTTTTGCTTACATGATGATACCATCACCCAACATGCGCTTTCTTCACCCAAGTCCTCTTCAGCTTCCTACATGTTTAACTGCGGAATCACCTCCACTTGCTCACCTCCTTCACAGCAAAGGCTGTGCAATCCCCTTGTCTACCGGATTTGTTGTTTCAAAAGCTGTGCCTTCCATGAGAAAAGACTCGAGAATAAACGTGAAAGAAGAATGGCCATCAGTTCTCTCTGTAAGTCTCATAGACTATTATGGTGGTTATGACAACGCTCATGACAAAGTTCTTCAAGGAATCATGAAGCAAGGCGGTGGACGGACCAAAGAAACTAGAGATTTTGAGGTTGAAAGCCATCTAATCCTTGAGTCAATTGCAGCAGAACTCCATGCTCTATCGTGGATGACTGTTAGTCCAGCATATCTGGATAGGCGGACTGCATTGCCGTCTCACTGTGATGTGGTTCTCAGACTGAGTCGTCTACTTCATTTTGCGGATAAAGAACGCTCCAGGCTACCAGATAAGTCAGGAGTTTGA